A single Saccharolobus shibatae B12 DNA region contains:
- the thsA gene encoding thermosome subunit alpha yields the protein MASPVLLLKEGTSRTTGRDALRNNILAAKTLAEMLRSSLGPKGLDKMLIDSFGDVTITNDGATIVKDMEIQHPAAKLLVEAAKAQDAEVGDGTTSAVVLAGALLEKAESLLDQNIHPTIIIEGYKKAYTKALELLPQLGTRIDIRDLNSSVARDTLRKIAFTTLASKFIAEGAELNKIIDMVIDAIVNVAEPLPNGGYNVSLDLIKIDKKKGGSIEDSVLVKGLVLDKEVVHPGMPRRVTKAKIAVLDAALEVEKPEISAKISITSPEQIKAFLDEESKYLKDMVDKLASIGANVVICQKGIDDIAQHFLAKKGILAVRRVKRSDIEKLEKALGARIISSIKDATPDDLGYAELVEERRVGNDKMVFIEGAKNLKAVNILLRGSNDMALDEAERSINDALHALRNILLEPVILPGGGAIELELAMKLREYARSVGGKEQLAIEAFADALEEIPMILAETAGLEAISALMDLRARHAKGLTNTGVDVIGGKIVDDVYALNIIEPIRVKAQVLKSATEAATAILKIDDLIAAAPLKSEKKGGEGSKEESGGEGGAGTPSLGD from the coding sequence ATGGCATCTCCAGTCTTATTGCTTAAAGAGGGAACGAGTAGAACTACTGGTAGAGATGCGTTAAGGAATAATATACTTGCTGCAAAGACACTAGCCGAAATGTTAAGGAGTAGTTTAGGTCCTAAAGGTCTTGATAAAATGTTAATTGATAGTTTCGGTGACGTAACCATAACTAATGATGGTGCTACAATAGTAAAGGATATGGAGATACAGCATCCAGCAGCAAAGCTATTAGTAGAAGCAGCTAAAGCACAAGATGCTGAAGTAGGTGATGGTACTACAAGCGCTGTAGTATTAGCTGGTGCTCTATTGGAGAAAGCTGAAAGTTTATTGGATCAAAATATACATCCAACAATAATTATTGAGGGGTATAAGAAGGCATATACCAAGGCCTTGGAGTTACTTCCACAGTTAGGAACTAGGATCGATATAAGGGATTTGAATTCTTCAGTTGCTAGGGATACTCTAAGAAAAATAGCATTTACTACACTAGCAAGTAAGTTTATTGCAGAAGGTGCTGAATTAAATAAAATAATTGACATGGTAATAGACGCAATAGTTAATGTTGCAGAACCTCTACCTAATGGTGGGTACAATGTGAGTTTAGACTTAATAAAGATAGATAAGAAGAAAGGTGGAAGTATAGAGGATAGCGTCTTAGTTAAAGGACTAGTATTAGATAAGGAGGTTGTGCACCCTGGAATGCCTAGAAGAGTCACTAAAGCCAAGATAGCTGTTTTGGATGCAGCATTAGAGGTAGAAAAGCCTGAAATCTCAGCTAAGATAAGTATAACATCACCAGAGCAAATCAAGGCTTTCTTAGATGAGGAATCCAAATATCTTAAGGACATGGTTGATAAACTAGCGTCAATAGGCGCTAACGTTGTAATATGCCAGAAAGGTATTGATGATATCGCACAGCACTTCTTAGCTAAGAAAGGTATATTGGCTGTAAGAAGGGTTAAGAGGAGCGATATAGAGAAATTAGAGAAGGCATTAGGCGCGAGAATAATAAGCAGTATTAAAGACGCTACTCCCGATGATTTAGGATACGCCGAATTAGTTGAGGAAAGGAGAGTTGGAAATGACAAAATGGTATTTATAGAAGGTGCTAAGAATCTGAAGGCCGTGAATATCTTGTTAAGAGGTTCAAATGATATGGCATTAGATGAGGCTGAGAGGAGTATAAATGATGCATTGCATGCTCTGAGGAACATATTATTAGAGCCAGTAATATTGCCAGGTGGTGGCGCTATCGAGTTAGAATTAGCGATGAAATTAAGAGAGTATGCTAGAAGTGTAGGAGGTAAGGAGCAATTAGCTATAGAAGCATTTGCAGATGCATTAGAGGAGATACCTATGATTTTAGCTGAAACTGCAGGGCTGGAGGCTATATCTGCACTAATGGACTTAAGAGCTAGACACGCTAAGGGATTAACCAATACTGGTGTAGATGTAATAGGTGGGAAGATCGTAGACGATGTATATGCCTTAAACATCATTGAGCCTATAAGAGTAAAGGCTCAAGTGTTAAAGAGCGCAACAGAGGCGGCTACAGCAATATTAAAGATTGATGACCTAATAGCTGCAGCTCCATTAAAGAGCGAGAAGAAAGGTGGAGAAGGAAGTAAAGAAGAAAGTGGTGGAGAAGGAGGAGCTGGTACTCCATCTTTAGGAGACTAA
- a CDS encoding arginine--tRNA ligase has product MDIIGRAKKELAEYVAAQLGISEEEVFKNITYPPREELGDLSLALPSLIKGNINEKAKLLQEYKGELIERIEVAGIYLNARLNLRNLFVSIFSKLDDSYGLEKIEKPKRIVVEHTSANPIHPLHIGHLRNTILGDALARALKARGHSVNVRFYVNDTGRQVAVLIYGLKLLGFPDPEPNVKKDLWLGIIYAMTNVILEIRKLREELKKLSESEYREKVRELDELIVIANDLRNRNEVLFDKLADAINAREEPEKEIGEIIKKYEEGNDELKEIIRKYISYALEGFSETLSKLNIRFDNFDYESDLLWGNMVDEVLKALLSSPAKIPYKGVAALDLDSFLGDEARSKLRIPKGLKIPPLVLMRSDGTTLYTVRDIAYTIFKFNQFNADLVINVIAEEQYIPQIQLRGALELLGYSRFAENLLHYSYGMVNIQGLRMSGRLGKIITIDEIYEKLDSIVRNKLKEKGGDMENIDDIANAALRYAILSVSANKPLSFDLNRITSFEQNSGPYLQYTYARAVNILAKSTESLSMDKVDFNDLVGDKRKILILIAKFPEVFKNAIDNLRLEDLVAFLRELSDVFNSWYDKERVLQEQDLGRRMLRLYIVKGVSVVLKNGLSVLGIRSLERM; this is encoded by the coding sequence GTGGATATAATAGGAAGAGCTAAGAAAGAATTGGCGGAATATGTCGCTGCACAATTAGGCATAAGCGAGGAGGAAGTCTTTAAAAATATTACATATCCTCCTAGGGAAGAACTCGGTGACTTATCATTAGCGTTACCATCATTAATAAAGGGAAATATAAATGAGAAAGCGAAATTATTACAAGAATATAAAGGTGAGTTAATAGAGAGGATAGAAGTAGCGGGAATATATCTTAATGCGAGGCTTAATCTAAGAAATCTTTTCGTGAGTATCTTTAGCAAACTAGACGATAGTTATGGACTGGAAAAAATCGAAAAGCCAAAAAGAATAGTAGTTGAACATACGAGCGCTAATCCTATACATCCGTTACATATAGGCCATTTGAGAAATACGATACTTGGAGATGCGCTTGCTAGAGCGTTAAAAGCTAGAGGCCACTCAGTTAATGTTAGGTTTTACGTTAATGATACTGGGAGGCAAGTTGCAGTTCTAATTTACGGTCTAAAACTTTTAGGTTTTCCTGATCCAGAGCCAAATGTAAAGAAGGATCTATGGTTAGGTATAATATATGCCATGACTAATGTAATTTTAGAAATTAGGAAGTTGAGAGAGGAGTTAAAGAAACTTTCAGAGTCAGAGTATAGGGAGAAAGTGAGAGAACTAGATGAGCTAATAGTAATAGCGAACGATCTAAGGAATAGGAATGAGGTACTTTTCGATAAGTTAGCAGACGCTATAAATGCTAGGGAGGAGCCGGAGAAGGAGATAGGAGAAATCATAAAGAAATACGAAGAGGGTAATGATGAACTAAAGGAGATTATTAGAAAGTACATTAGTTATGCGCTAGAAGGTTTTAGTGAAACGTTATCCAAACTTAATATAAGATTTGACAATTTCGACTATGAGAGTGACTTATTATGGGGGAATATGGTTGATGAAGTATTAAAGGCCTTACTTTCTTCCCCAGCTAAAATACCATATAAGGGAGTAGCAGCATTGGATTTAGATAGTTTTTTAGGTGATGAAGCTAGATCTAAGTTGAGAATTCCAAAAGGGCTCAAAATACCTCCTTTAGTTTTGATGAGATCAGATGGAACTACATTGTATACAGTGAGGGATATTGCGTATACAATTTTCAAATTTAATCAATTTAACGCAGATTTAGTTATAAATGTGATCGCAGAAGAGCAATACATTCCACAAATACAGTTAAGAGGTGCTCTAGAGTTACTAGGATATTCGAGATTTGCAGAAAATTTATTGCATTATTCATATGGAATGGTTAACATCCAAGGGTTAAGAATGAGCGGAAGATTAGGAAAGATAATAACTATTGACGAGATATATGAAAAACTAGATAGTATCGTTAGAAATAAGTTGAAAGAGAAGGGCGGTGATATGGAAAATATTGATGATATAGCAAATGCAGCGCTTAGATATGCAATTCTGTCAGTTTCTGCAAATAAGCCTTTATCATTTGATTTAAACCGGATAACTAGCTTTGAGCAGAATAGTGGGCCTTATTTACAATACACTTATGCTAGGGCCGTTAACATATTAGCTAAATCTACTGAAAGTTTATCTATGGATAAGGTAGACTTTAACGATTTAGTTGGAGATAAGAGGAAAATATTAATCTTGATAGCTAAATTCCCTGAGGTATTCAAGAATGCTATAGATAACTTAAGGTTAGAAGATTTAGTAGCGTTTCTGAGAGAATTATCTGACGTATTCAATAGTTGGTATGATAAAGAGAGAGTACTACAAGAACAAGATCTTGGAAGGAGAATGTTAAGATTATATATAGTAAAAGGAGTGTCAGTTGTATTAAAGAATGGGTTGAGCGTCTTAGGTATAAGGAGCTTAGAAAGGATGTAA
- a CDS encoding transposase yields the protein MDLLATNEVTLYDIQLKELVEGSGQSLTLTLAPKILSDDALLNKSVKEIEKMALEEAEKKSPNYQRGKEVKRKGYARYRFFKGFKIMLEGREVIYKLEWISVKLPVLYGIKGRVKTQVEETLLREERKIFTALMLVYSVLGGKLNAKLWMPQIEASGNFKYVIVDGKCVKLKGGKGVLLSAIGMTKEGKRAVLDIILSVEEDAMGYWRLLVEVWKKSSFILIVADGIKALDRAISLAELHVARQGCLVHLKRRKTKEEREALNAIISSAENGEIKPESCPRLLSYLKASKKLWKWLKSNDLIEFFNSLLERRRFGAFHSPWRILQIARVIALYYNLLTYFLITVIILQCTLFFSFYQKFIQ from the coding sequence GTGGACCTCTTAGCTACGAATGAGGTAACCCTCTACGACATTCAGCTAAAGGAACTCGTAGAGGGATCTGGACAGAGCTTAACCCTCACACTCGCCCCCAAGATATTATCCGATGACGCCTTATTAAACAAATCGGTCAAGGAGATCGAGAAGATGGCCTTGGAGGAGGCTGAGAAGAAGAGTCCTAACTACCAGAGAGGTAAGGAGGTGAAAAGGAAGGGTTACGCGAGGTACAGGTTCTTCAAGGGGTTTAAGATCATGTTAGAAGGGAGAGAAGTCATTTACAAGTTAGAGTGGATCTCGGTGAAATTGCCCGTACTTTACGGAATTAAGGGGAGGGTGAAGACTCAGGTGGAGGAGACTTTGCTGAGGGAGGAGAGGAAGATCTTCACGGCCTTGATGTTGGTCTATTCTGTGCTGGGAGGTAAGTTGAACGCCAAGCTCTGGATGCCTCAGATCGAAGCGAGTGGCAATTTCAAGTATGTAATAGTTGATGGGAAGTGCGTGAAGCTCAAGGGAGGAAAGGGAGTCCTCCTCTCGGCGATTGGTATGACAAAGGAAGGCAAGAGGGCCGTTCTGGATATAATCTTAAGCGTAGAAGAGGACGCCATGGGTTACTGGAGGCTCTTGGTTGAGGTCTGGAAGAAGTCGAGCTTCATTCTTATAGTGGCTGATGGGATCAAGGCCTTGGATAGGGCGATCTCCCTTGCTGAGCTTCATGTGGCGAGGCAGGGCTGCTTGGTCCACCTCAAACGACGCAAGACCAAGGAGGAAAGGGAGGCCTTGAACGCGATCATCTCCTCAGCTGAAAACGGAGAGATCAAACCCGAGTCCTGCCCAAGGCTCTTGAGTTACCTCAAAGCCAGCAAGAAGCTCTGGAAGTGGCTCAAATCCAACGACTTGATCGAGTTTTTCAACTCTCTCTTGGAGAGGAGGAGATTTGGTGCATTTCACTCTCCCTGGAGGATACTCCAGATCGCGCGTGTCATAGCCCTCTACTACAACCTATTGACCTATTTTCTCATCACTGTAATAATATTACAGTGTACCTTATTCTTCTCATTTTATCAGAAATTTATACAATAA
- a CDS encoding tyrosine-type recombinase/integrase, whose product MVSFDISKLNYDQRLRVLKKAVEKHGKAYIARVCNVNLATIYRYLNGQISTIPDEVVEKALQTLTVEEISDAIYGLRIVEVDPTTALSVVVKAMKDEGFRNFFLSLLYKYLGDYLKQTSHSYVVTEEDVELFEKIVRETRTKKTADDLIRYLTRALAELNNELTPDRLKEYIFELTEENRGRARHTAKALKLFIKEVVKTRDSHLARELYESFKISKAKTNYRPVSLSLDTLKQIFNNIEDLGAKAFFLILTETGLRVGEVLNLRVDQIDLEHRVIRIMKESETKRAYISFLHEGTAKWLKEVYLPYREDFVKRYELNVRKLAEANPDQNIDIEAWKTKLFPIREDMLRAEIKIAMRKVGKEFRLYDLRSFFASYMIKQGVSPMIVNLLQGRAPPQQFQILQNHYLAISDIELQQYYDKYAPRLLETVPTYS is encoded by the coding sequence ATGGTCAGTTTCGATATTTCAAAGTTAAACTATGATCAAAGACTCCGCGTGCTTAAGAAGGCAGTAGAAAAGCATGGTAAGGCATATATTGCGAGAGTATGCAATGTTAACTTAGCTACTATTTATCGTTATTTAAATGGTCAGATTTCAACAATACCAGATGAGGTAGTTGAGAAGGCACTTCAAACATTAACAGTTGAAGAGATTAGTGATGCGATCTATGGTCTAAGGATTGTAGAAGTTGATCCAACGACTGCTTTAAGTGTAGTAGTTAAGGCAATGAAGGATGAGGGCTTCCGAAACTTCTTCCTATCCTTACTTTATAAATACTTAGGAGATTATTTAAAGCAAACATCTCACTCCTATGTCGTTACAGAAGAAGATGTTGAACTGTTTGAGAAGATTGTTAGAGAAACCAGAACTAAGAAGACAGCAGATGATCTAATCAGGTATTTAACACGTGCTTTAGCAGAATTAAATAATGAACTGACCCCTGATAGGTTAAAGGAGTATATATTTGAATTAACGGAAGAAAATAGGGGTAGAGCTAGACACACTGCAAAGGCTTTGAAACTCTTCATTAAAGAAGTAGTAAAGACAAGGGATAGCCACTTAGCACGAGAGTTATACGAATCCTTTAAGATATCTAAAGCTAAGACTAATTATAGGCCCGTCAGCCTGAGCTTAGATACATTAAAACAAATATTTAATAATATAGAGGATTTGGGTGCTAAAGCATTCTTCCTGATTTTGACTGAAACTGGGCTGAGAGTAGGGGAAGTATTAAACTTGAGAGTAGACCAAATTGACTTAGAGCATAGAGTTATTAGGATTATGAAGGAGAGTGAGACTAAAAGAGCTTACATATCATTTCTTCATGAGGGTACTGCTAAATGGTTAAAAGAAGTTTATTTACCTTACCGCGAAGATTTCGTTAAACGTTATGAGCTCAACGTTAGAAAATTAGCCGAGGCTAACCCTGACCAAAATATAGATATTGAGGCGTGGAAGACAAAACTATTCCCAATCAGAGAGGATATGCTTAGAGCTGAGATTAAAATTGCAATGAGGAAAGTGGGCAAAGAGTTCAGGCTCTATGATTTAAGATCATTCTTCGCATCTTACATGATTAAGCAAGGAGTTTCCCCAATGATAGTTAATTTATTGCAGGGTAGAGCACCACCACAGCAATTTCAGATACTACAAAACCATTATTTAGCAATCTCGGATATTGAACTACAGCAGTACTATGATAAATATGCTCCACGCCTCTTAGAGACTGTTCCAACATATTCTTAG
- a CDS encoding phage/plasmid primase, P4 family: MSERLQWAKWFIDHGFAIFPIAPGTKISVIKGWEKYSTTPLTDEEKKQYLEMIEKGYNYAVPGGQKNLVILDFENKELLKSWISEDELNKLCSKTLCVDTPHGGLHVYVTADDIPEHKFNPVFTKDGKGIADLQSFSSYVLGPESCINHKHCNTDKCPWKGQDYTTCYIPLNNNEIMKADLKGLLRFLAEKGKKLGIELSSSARGWVGGKKKDGQKNTEDKEYEELIAELKKKNRFKSVEEAKNEICEKLKHDSVEYKVICEGKTYADVGIDRSRGDFRVIKTLLYHGLRDPDLILQVLPEDSKAKNNEKWDSRKYFLVTLKNAWSVVSKYLEAKKVSEKDKSKAKQIMIEAIAEEITREHRLVTFKGRDQVKEWVIGLFRFSKKKGIYEPFDVTIEEVINNKLEEYKDFPLGSDKSRVVRNIKEEIMRRTLIPLVKEPMRIAFRNGTLEWNEKGIIWYDTKERTPRVYAFHYIPWNVKIDEIMRFERKEITVQDIEELASRLCPRAFEVFKQWVDDKWVLLFEIIGYTLYPRYDFNKAILLVGNGSDGKTTFLNLLLTILGKDNVSAVSLKRIMEGDKFASIELYHKLANISAELFAFRVTNTDIFKKLTGGDYIEGQKKFKDPIYFINYAKLINSTNELPIVKDQTYGFWRRWLAIEFPHQFKIEPFFNKVFTKDEIEGIITVAILAFARVIQQKKFDFEDSSADIKEKWERASDSVYAFIKDLIESGKVEYDPKNGDLFVSVKKLYSMYTEWCDENEKTPEPQSTFTKRLESRFRIVKQRKRIGGERDWCYVGIKLKEDNTGGNDSVGVSNSLIELYSQYKGKVRSMKDLQDELGLRAFELLDWCEKRNLCRWIDEEHMEFS, from the coding sequence TTGAGTGAGAGACTGCAGTGGGCTAAGTGGTTCATCGACCACGGCTTTGCTATCTTCCCCATTGCCCCAGGGACCAAAATATCAGTGATCAAAGGTTGGGAAAAATATAGCACGACACCTCTGACTGATGAAGAGAAGAAACAATACCTGGAGATGATTGAGAAGGGTTACAACTATGCAGTACCGGGCGGTCAGAAGAACTTGGTAATCTTAGACTTTGAGAATAAGGAACTGCTGAAATCGTGGATTAGTGAAGATGAACTTAACAAACTGTGCAGTAAGACTCTCTGTGTCGATACACCTCACGGTGGACTTCATGTTTACGTCACTGCTGATGACATTCCAGAGCACAAGTTTAACCCCGTGTTTACTAAAGACGGCAAAGGGATAGCTGACCTACAGAGCTTTAGCAGTTATGTGTTAGGACCAGAGTCGTGCATTAACCATAAGCACTGCAATACTGACAAGTGTCCATGGAAAGGACAAGACTACACCACGTGCTATATCCCATTAAATAATAATGAAATAATGAAAGCTGACCTCAAAGGTTTGTTGAGGTTTTTGGCTGAAAAGGGTAAGAAGTTAGGGATTGAGTTAAGCAGTTCAGCACGGGGGTGGGTTGGTGGTAAGAAAAAAGATGGTCAAAAAAATACGGAAGATAAGGAATATGAGGAGTTAATTGCTGAACTTAAGAAGAAGAACAGATTCAAGAGTGTTGAAGAAGCTAAAAACGAGATTTGTGAAAAGCTTAAGCACGATAGTGTGGAGTACAAAGTTATTTGTGAAGGTAAAACTTATGCTGATGTAGGGATTGATAGGAGTCGTGGGGACTTCAGAGTAATTAAAACACTGTTATATCACGGGCTTAGGGACCCGGATCTAATACTCCAGGTTTTACCGGAAGACTCTAAGGCTAAGAATAACGAGAAGTGGGATTCACGTAAATACTTCTTGGTTACCCTCAAAAACGCGTGGAGTGTAGTATCAAAGTATCTTGAAGCTAAGAAGGTATCGGAAAAGGACAAGTCCAAGGCTAAACAGATAATGATTGAGGCTATTGCTGAAGAAATCACGCGTGAGCACAGACTTGTAACGTTTAAGGGAAGAGACCAGGTTAAGGAGTGGGTAATTGGTCTATTTAGGTTTAGTAAGAAAAAGGGGATTTATGAGCCCTTTGACGTGACTATAGAGGAAGTAATTAATAATAAATTAGAGGAGTATAAGGACTTCCCATTAGGTTCTGATAAGTCACGTGTCGTGAGGAATATTAAAGAGGAGATAATGAGGAGAACACTTATACCATTAGTAAAAGAGCCTATGAGGATAGCATTTAGGAATGGTACCCTGGAATGGAATGAGAAGGGCATAATATGGTATGATACAAAGGAGAGGACACCACGCGTGTATGCTTTCCATTACATACCATGGAATGTTAAGATTGATGAAATAATGAGGTTTGAGAGGAAGGAGATAACAGTACAAGATATTGAGGAGTTAGCATCACGGCTTTGCCCCAGGGCATTTGAGGTGTTTAAGCAGTGGGTTGACGATAAGTGGGTACTCCTATTTGAGATTATAGGATATACACTTTACCCACGGTATGACTTTAATAAGGCGATATTACTTGTGGGTAACGGTTCAGATGGAAAAACTACATTCCTAAACCTTCTACTAACGATTCTTGGTAAAGATAATGTTTCTGCAGTATCTTTAAAGAGGATTATGGAGGGGGACAAGTTTGCTTCCATTGAGCTATACCATAAACTTGCGAATATTAGTGCTGAACTCTTTGCATTCAGGGTAACTAATACTGATATATTTAAGAAACTCACGGGGGGCGACTATATTGAGGGACAAAAGAAGTTCAAAGACCCTATATATTTCATAAATTATGCTAAACTGATCAACTCAACGAATGAATTGCCGATAGTAAAAGACCAGACTTATGGTTTCTGGAGGAGATGGTTAGCAATAGAGTTCCCACACCAATTCAAGATCGAACCGTTCTTTAATAAGGTATTTACAAAAGACGAGATTGAGGGAATAATCACGGTGGCGATATTGGCTTTTGCACGCGTGATTCAGCAGAAGAAGTTTGATTTTGAGGATAGTAGTGCAGATATTAAAGAGAAGTGGGAAAGGGCTTCAGATTCTGTTTATGCGTTCATTAAAGACCTAATTGAGAGTGGGAAAGTAGAATATGACCCTAAGAACGGCGATTTGTTTGTGTCTGTGAAGAAGTTATATAGTATGTATACTGAGTGGTGTGATGAGAATGAGAAAACGCCTGAACCTCAAAGCACATTCACGAAAAGACTTGAGAGTAGATTCAGGATAGTAAAACAAAGGAAAAGGATAGGTGGTGAAAGGGATTGGTGTTATGTTGGAATTAAACTAAAGGAGGATAACACGGGGGGGAATGATAGTGTGGGTGTGTCTAATTCATTAATAGAGTTATATTCACAATATAAGGGCAAAGTTAGAAGTATGAAGGACTTACAAGATGAGTTAGGACTCAGGGCTTTTGAACTATTGGATTGGTGTGAAAAGAGGAATTTATGTAGATGGATAGATGAAGAACATATGGAATTCAGCTGA
- a CDS encoding UPF0147 family protein, with protein sequence MSMPYDNEAKIKQAVILLQKIVNDTSVPRNIRRAATDAIRNLQDLGLSPAVRAANAIGILEDISQDPNMPTHARISIWNVVSILETVKD encoded by the coding sequence ATGTCAATGCCTTATGACAATGAAGCTAAGATAAAACAAGCAGTAATTTTATTACAGAAGATAGTTAATGATACGAGTGTCCCCAGAAACATTAGAAGAGCAGCAACTGATGCAATAAGAAACCTTCAAGATCTTGGTTTAAGCCCTGCGGTAAGAGCTGCGAATGCGATTGGAATTTTAGAAGATATAAGTCAAGATCCTAATATGCCCACACACGCCAGAATCTCTATCTGGAACGTTGTTTCCATTTTAGAGACAGTAAAGGACTAG